From Phragmites australis chromosome 5, lpPhrAust1.1, whole genome shotgun sequence, a single genomic window includes:
- the LOC133919885 gene encoding auxin-induced protein 15A-like produces MQGEEKKGKVKKGWLAVRVGAEGGDDAGSRRFVIPIAYLYHPLFRRLLEAARDAYGYDYSAGPLRLPCSVDEFLRLRALIERETQAAAGGLASSSHRVHAGGGHHHHSLSPCTRAKASS; encoded by the coding sequence ATGCagggggaggagaagaaggggaaggtAAAGAAGGGGTGGCTGGCGGTGCGGGTCGGGGCGGAGGGCGGCGACGACGCCGGGTCCCGGCGGTTCGTCATCCCCATCGCGTACCTGTACCACCCGCTGTTCCGGCGGCTGCTGGAGGCGGCGCGCGACGCCTACGGCTACGACTactcggcggggccgctgcggCTGCCGTGCTCCGTCGACGAGTTCCTCCGGCTGCGCGCGCTCATCGAGCGGGAGACGCAGGCTGCCGCGGGCGGGTTAGCCTCCTCGTCGCACCGCGTGCACGCCGGCGGCGGGCACCACCACCACTCCCTCTCCCCGTGCACCCGCGCGAAGGCCAGCTCGTGA